One Lycium barbarum isolate Lr01 chromosome 5, ASM1917538v2, whole genome shotgun sequence genomic window carries:
- the LOC132641617 gene encoding uncharacterized protein At1g66480-like, with translation MGNTLGGRKTAKVMKIDGQTMKYKTPIYANEVLKNYPSLVLLESEEVKHFGIKAKPLEPQQELKPKRLYFLLELPKFPEENNKNTRRVRSGIQMSAKDRLETLMLARRSVSDLSIMKPASIMTEECSSCHNNSFASGPLNGGGPQAQPMRLKLRLPKAEVEKLMMQSKDGSDVGEKIMRLCMNNNGGGDMYPSKSGPLIGGENNWKNNNNGGIIKKGTRSREKRVGFLPITEGEIQLAVAAS, from the exons ATGGGGAACACTCTCGGAGGAAGAAAAACAGCAAAGGTGATGAAAATTGATGGACAAACAATGAAATACAAGACACCAATTTATGCCAACGAGGTACTAAAAAATTATCCATCTTTAGTATTATTAGAATCCGAAGAAGTGAAGCATTTTGGGATTAAAGCAAAGCCATTGGAACCACAACAAGAGTTAAAGCCTAAAAGGCTTTATTTTCTTTTAGAATTACCCAAATTCCCCGAAGAGAATAATAAAAACACGAGGAGAGTCCGTTCAGGCATCCAAATGAGCGCGAAGGATAGGCTAGAGACGTTAATGCTAGCACGGAGATCGGTGTCTGACTTGTCAATCATGAAGCCTGCCAGTATTATGACTGAAGAGTGCTCGTCTTGTCATAATAATAGTTTCGCTTCAGGCCCACTCAACGGTGGTGGGCCTCAGGCCCAGCCCATGAGGCTGAAGTTGAGGCTACCGAAAGCAGAGGTGGAGAAATTGATGATGCAAAGCAAAGATGGGAGTGATGTTGGTGAGAAAATTATGAGACTTTGCATGAACAACAATGGTGGAGGAGACATGTATCCAAGTAAAAGTGGGCCGTTGATTGGAGGAGAAAATaattggaagaataataataatggaGGAATTATTAAAAAGGGTACCAGATCTCGAGAG AAACGTGTAGGGTTCTTGCCAATTACGGAAGGGGAGATTCAATTAGCAGTGGCAGCTTCGTAA